From a single Mangifera indica cultivar Alphonso chromosome 19, CATAS_Mindica_2.1, whole genome shotgun sequence genomic region:
- the LOC123203361 gene encoding eugenol synthase 1-like: MAEKSKILFIGGTGYLGKFIVEASIKAGHPSFLLVRESTVADPVKGQLVEKFKNSGVNLVYGDLYNHESLVKAIKQVDVVISTVGALQLADQTKIIAAIKEAGNVKRFFPSEFGIDVDRQNAVEPAKSAFATKAQIRRAIETEGIPFTYVPCNCFAGYFLPTLCQPGVTAPPKDKVTILGDGNVKAVFNNEVDIGTSTIRAVDDPRTLNKVLFIRPPKNTYTFNELVALWENKIGKTLEKVYVPGEQVLKDIQEAPFPLNIGLSINHSTFVNGDQTNFAIDPSFGVEASELYPDVKYITVEEYLQQFV; encoded by the exons atggctGAGAAAAGCAAGATTTTGTTCATCGGAGGCACTGGCTACCTTGGGAAGTTCATCGTGGAAGCTAGTATAAAAGCTGGTCATCCAAGTTTTCTTTTAGTTAGGGAAAGTACTGTTGCTGATCCTGTCAAGGGACAACTTGTTGAGAAATTCAAGAATTCGGGCGTCAATTTggtttat GGAGATCTTTACAACCATGAGAGTTTGGTGAAAGCAATAAAGCAAGTTGATGTGGTGATTTCAACAGTAGGCGCCTTGCAGTTAGCGGATCAAACCAAGATCATTGCTGCCATTAAGGAAGCTGGAAATGTTAAG AGATTTTTCCCTTCTGAGTTTGGAATCGATGTGGATCGTCAGAATGCAGTGGAGCCGGCAAAATCAGCATTTGCAACTAAGGCTCAAATCCGTCGTGCTATTGAGACTGAAGGGATCCCCTTCACTTACGTGCCCTGCAACTGCTTCGCCGGCTATTTTCTCCCTACACTTTGCCAGCCAGGAGTTACTGCTCCTCCTAAAGACAAAGTCACTATCCTTGGAGATGGCAATGTCAAAG CGGTTTTCAACAATGAAGTTGACATTGGAACTTCTACCATCAGAGCTGTGGATGACCCAAGAACATTGAACAAAGTCCTCTTTATCAGGCCTCCTAAAAACACTTACACATTCAATGAGCTTGTCGCTCTCTGGGAAAACAAGATTGGGAAAACTCTTGAGAAAGTCTATGTTCCAGGAGAGCAAGTTCTGAAAGACATCCAAG AGGCTCCATTTCCACTCAACATTGGGCTTTCTATCAACCACTCGACTTTTGTGAACGGTGATCAGACCAACTTTGCCATCGATCCATCTTTTGGAGTGGAGGCTTCCGAGCTGTATCCTGATGTTAAGTACATCACAGTGGAAGAATACCTGCAGCAGTTCGTTTGA
- the LOC123202682 gene encoding uncharacterized protein LOC123202682 isoform X1, whose amino-acid sequence MGSLMAGWDSHIPDPKLARFRRNRSLTKEEIDAYWRQKKKTEEEHLKAIASPSEKSQVQRSLREESESKFQRSSSLPLTKTKDGLINMDKETSLENFMKNNCWWTRSNWAFLNEPPVLEGNSKTYTSQFHIANLTAPKSDTDAGISSY is encoded by the exons ATGGGTTCTCTAATGGCAGGCTGGGATTCACACATCCCAGATCCTAAATTAG ctagATTCAGGAGGAATCGATCACTTACCAAGGAAGAGATCGATGCTTACTGGAGACAAAAGAAGAAGACTGAGGAGGAACATCTCAAGGCTATTGCTAGTCCATCAGAGAAGAGTCAGGTCCAG AGAAGTTTACGCGAGGAATCTGAAAGCAAGTTCCAGAGATCAAGCTCCTTGCCTCTGACCAAAACCAAGGATGGTTTAATTAACATGGATAAAGAAACAAGCTTGGAGAATTTCATGAAGAATAACTGCTG GTGGACTAGGAGCAACTGGGCATTTCTAAATGAACCTCCTGTGCTTGAAGGCAATTCCAAGACCTACACATCTCAGTTCCACATTGCCAATCTTACAGCTCCCAAATCAGATACAGATGCTGGAATTAGTAGCTATTAG
- the LOC123203364 gene encoding protein RER1B-like → MEGGGGGGGGDAASAMAPVAKWKNDFSRMFQYYLDRSTPHPRQRWLGTLTAAAIYVLRVYYIQGFYVVTYGLGIYLLNLLIGFLSPKIDPEFEALDGASLPTKGSDEFRPFIRRLPEFKFWYAITKAFCIAFLMTFFYIFDVPVFWPILLCYWIVLFVLTMKRQIMHMIKYKYVPFSFGKQSYTGKKPAASSSGLSRD, encoded by the exons ATggaaggaggaggaggaggaggagggggTGATGCTGCCTCTGCTATGGCGCCTGTTGCTAAGTGGAAAAATGATTTCTCAAGGATGTTTCAGTACTATTTGGATCGGTCAACTCCGCATCCAAGGCAGAGATGGCTTGGAACTCTTACTGCCGCAGCGATTTATGTGTTGCGCGtttattatattcaagggtTTTACGTTGTGACCTATGGATTAGGAATCTATCTACTGAATTTGTTGATTGGATTTCTGTCACCGAAGATTGATCCAGAGTTTGAAGCCTTGGATGGAGCTTCATTGCCTACTAAAGGGTCAGATGAGTTTAGGCCTTTTATTCGCCGGCTTCCTGAGTTCAAGTTCTg GTATGCCATCACAAAGGCTTTCTGCATAGCTTTCCTTATGAccttcttttatatatttgatgtacCTGTCTTTTGGCCCATACTGCTCTGTTACTGGATTGTTCTGTTTGTCCTCACCATGAAGCGCCAAATCATGCAcatgattaaatataaatatgttccATTCAGCTTTGGGAAGCAG AGTTATACTGGGAAAAAGCCTGCGGCTAGTAGCAGTGGTCTGTCAAGGGACTGA
- the LOC123203362 gene encoding uncharacterized protein LOC123203362 — translation MTTRAYVLIFFFWAVLTIVTPTLILLSESSKPDFHQNGKVREGINTRKMMAYLEKRPRNPVTQRKLSKESHVAPAPAPALVLEPAWKLRSSLKIKKRD, via the exons ATGACCACAAGAGCTTACGTTCTCATATTCTTCTTCTGGGCTGTTCTCACAATCGTCACTCCTACTCTCATTCTCCTGTCAGAATCTTCCAAGCCCGACTTTCATCAAAATG GGAAAGTCCGCGAAGGAATAAACACCAGGAAAATGATGGCATATTTAGAGAAACGTCCAAGGAACCCAGTAACTCAGCGGAAACTGTCAAAGGAATCACATGTGGCACCGGCACCTGCACCGGCTCTGGTACTGGAACCAGCTTGGAAACTAAGAAGCTCTCTCAAAATTAAGAAACGTGATTAG
- the LOC123202682 gene encoding uncharacterized protein LOC123202682 isoform X2, producing MGSLMAGWDSHIPDPKLARFRRNRSLTKEEIDAYWRQKKKTEEEHLKAIASPSEKSQRSLREESESKFQRSSSLPLTKTKDGLINMDKETSLENFMKNNCWWTRSNWAFLNEPPVLEGNSKTYTSQFHIANLTAPKSDTDAGISSY from the exons ATGGGTTCTCTAATGGCAGGCTGGGATTCACACATCCCAGATCCTAAATTAG ctagATTCAGGAGGAATCGATCACTTACCAAGGAAGAGATCGATGCTTACTGGAGACAAAAGAAGAAGACTGAGGAGGAACATCTCAAGGCTATTGCTAGTCCATCAGAGAAGAGTCAG AGAAGTTTACGCGAGGAATCTGAAAGCAAGTTCCAGAGATCAAGCTCCTTGCCTCTGACCAAAACCAAGGATGGTTTAATTAACATGGATAAAGAAACAAGCTTGGAGAATTTCATGAAGAATAACTGCTG GTGGACTAGGAGCAACTGGGCATTTCTAAATGAACCTCCTGTGCTTGAAGGCAATTCCAAGACCTACACATCTCAGTTCCACATTGCCAATCTTACAGCTCCCAAATCAGATACAGATGCTGGAATTAGTAGCTATTAG